A genomic segment from Tuwongella immobilis encodes:
- a CDS encoding TolC family protein has translation MATQLNRFSSDRLRWLSLRLAFCGIVVATPACHLPSLRGPLPGPAIPETVTQSAIPAGSPTENSANFSVDEFFHDSRLSSLIHEGLANNQELRIVQEEIQVARNEIMSRQGAYLPFLTGGASAGIEKPSEFTRNGAVEDQLEILPGRSFPNPLPNYGAGLNFFWQLDIWRQLRNAKDAAFFRYLASIDRRNYLVTKLVAEIAENYYTLMALDQRMITLNETIRLQSKSLEISKAKKDAGRGTELAVQRFEAEVKKNLSEKLVVEQEIIQTENRINFLAGRYPQHIDRDASNFFDLTLRPLSVGVPSDLLRNRPDIRQAERELYAAGLDVKVARARFFPTLAITAGVGYEAFNPRYIVRPEAIAFNVAGGLIAPILNKKEIRADYLSANAKQLQAIYHYQQLVLNAYVEVVNRVSKAENYRKSLDNKKLQLSALTTSVDVASKLFDNARAEYVEVLLAQRDLMDARMEFIELKREQLAAMTNAYQALGGGNMFQNMAPAPPRIMDKE, from the coding sequence ATGGCCACACAATTAAATCGGTTTTCGAGTGATCGACTTCGATGGCTGTCCCTTCGACTCGCCTTTTGTGGGATCGTTGTGGCGACACCGGCGTGTCACCTCCCGAGTCTTCGAGGACCGCTGCCCGGGCCAGCGATTCCCGAAACAGTAACTCAGTCTGCGATTCCGGCGGGTTCACCGACTGAAAACTCTGCGAATTTCAGCGTGGATGAATTCTTCCATGATTCCCGTCTTTCGAGCCTGATTCACGAAGGATTAGCGAATAATCAGGAATTGAGAATTGTTCAGGAAGAAATTCAAGTTGCCCGGAACGAGATTATGTCTCGTCAAGGAGCGTATCTCCCATTTTTGACGGGCGGTGCCAGCGCGGGGATTGAGAAGCCAAGCGAGTTTACACGGAACGGCGCTGTTGAAGATCAGTTGGAGATTCTTCCAGGCCGTTCTTTTCCAAATCCGTTGCCAAATTATGGAGCAGGGCTTAACTTCTTCTGGCAATTAGATATCTGGCGTCAACTCCGGAACGCAAAAGATGCTGCTTTCTTCCGCTATTTGGCCTCGATCGACCGGCGAAACTACTTGGTAACAAAGCTAGTGGCTGAAATTGCGGAAAATTATTATACGCTCATGGCGCTTGATCAACGAATGATTACACTGAATGAAACAATTCGCTTACAGTCGAAGAGCCTCGAGATTTCCAAGGCCAAAAAGGATGCTGGACGAGGAACCGAATTGGCCGTGCAGCGATTCGAAGCGGAAGTGAAAAAGAACCTCAGCGAAAAGCTGGTGGTTGAACAAGAAATCATTCAGACGGAAAACCGGATTAACTTCTTAGCAGGTCGTTATCCGCAACACATTGATCGCGATGCATCGAATTTTTTTGATCTCACCTTGCGACCGCTCAGCGTTGGCGTTCCTTCGGATCTGCTTCGGAACCGTCCCGATATTCGTCAAGCAGAGCGGGAATTGTACGCGGCTGGACTCGACGTCAAAGTCGCTCGTGCTCGATTCTTCCCGACTTTGGCAATCACTGCAGGTGTTGGATACGAGGCGTTTAATCCCCGTTACATTGTTCGTCCGGAAGCGATCGCCTTTAACGTTGCGGGTGGGTTGATTGCACCGATTTTGAATAAGAAAGAAATCCGAGCGGATTATCTCTCCGCGAATGCGAAACAACTTCAGGCGATCTATCACTATCAACAATTGGTTCTGAATGCCTACGTTGAGGTAGTTAATCGAGTTTCGAAAGCAGAAAATTATCGCAAGAGTTTGGATAACAAAAAATTGCAACTTTCTGCTTTGACAACTTCCGTCGATGTTGCCAGTAAATTGTTCGATAATGCTCGAGCGGAATATGTCGAAGTGCTCTTAGCTCAGCGAGACTTGATGGATGCTCGAATGGAATTTATCGAATTGAAGCGAGAACAACTTGCCGCGATGACGAATGCTTATCAAGCATTAGGTGGCGGGAATATGTTCCAGAATATGGCACCTGCCCCCCCACGAATCATGGATAAAGAGTAA